From the genome of Treponema sp. J25:
TTGTGGCCCCTTCCTTGCTTATAAAGGGAATATATCCTCTGATTTCCCCATCTTTGTATCCTAAATAAACAAGATCCCAATCTTCCGGTAGTTGTTGTAGTATTTTCTCTAAAATATGCCATTTTTTGAAATCTATATGCGCATCATCTTCTAAGACCAAAACAGTATTCAAATTATTTTTTATTATATGTTCATATATCATTCTATAACTCATAGCACAACCAATTTCCCCGGGGGTAATGTTATCTCTAGGGTTATAAGATTTTTTAATGATGCTAATGAATCATTTTTACCATCAAATCCGATAAAAAAAGAAAAAGCGAATCTATTATTTATATGTTTGACTATTTCTTTCTTTATTTCTCGGAATTGTTAATATAAAGATTTCTTCTATTTTTCTGTTTTGATTTCCTTTCCTAATTTGTAAAAAAGAAATGTTATATACTGTATTGAGGATAAAAATAATAATTTTTTATATTCACTTTTGCTTCTCTCTTATATCTCACTAAATATTTTCTTAAAAGAATGAATTTTAGTTCTTAGTCGAAAGAGTTTTTAGTAATATTACTATACAATTACTACCATAGGTTTATGCATGGAT
Proteins encoded in this window:
- a CDS encoding glycosyltransferase family 25 protein; the protein is MSIIKKSYNPRDNITPGEIGCAMSYRMIYEHIIKNNLNTVLVLEDDAHIDFKKWHILEKILQQLPEDWDLVYLGYKDGEIRGYIPFISKEGATKRYKKYLRKAGAHELTVGYLISKKGAEILLKKQTPIQYTSNGLIENAILNNEIKAFVSVPKIIHPNTTVKSSIWS